From a region of the Roseivirga sp. 4D4 genome:
- a CDS encoding sensor histidine kinase, with protein MSSLKKWLSLHHRQVTVVAIHVLAWVLYLSFYNTTYVQRVSSQTFTLLFLFSILLTDLPVFYYYYLRAIPRLLVGRKVWKFILITVVIVLNYPLSRYGLDYVFLWLYPENATPLSNIAAGEFQVVFFIRALAALFVVAMAGIGKFTFDWFENERIRRELENQNLSSELAFLKSQINPHFLFNTLNNIHTLAYKKSDGAPEAIMKLSDLMRYMIYESDVDFVPLEHEVQHLKSFVALQELRFKSEEIVDFSFEGDISRRQIAPLILLPFVENAFKHGFDLNRKGAIRIRLVVGTKLVYEVTNPLPPSGMSVNKDQVGGIGLENIKRRLDLIYKGKHTLSVNESSDSFKVTLTIK; from the coding sequence ATGTCTTCACTGAAAAAGTGGTTGAGCCTTCATCATAGACAAGTAACAGTAGTCGCTATCCACGTTCTAGCGTGGGTCCTTTACTTATCGTTTTATAATACGACTTATGTACAGCGCGTAAGTAGTCAAACATTTACGCTTCTCTTTCTCTTTTCCATTCTTCTAACGGATCTGCCCGTTTTTTACTATTACTATTTGAGGGCAATTCCTCGATTGCTTGTAGGCAGGAAGGTCTGGAAGTTCATTTTGATTACTGTGGTCATTGTTCTGAACTACCCATTAAGTCGCTATGGATTAGATTATGTGTTCTTATGGCTGTACCCAGAGAATGCAACGCCATTGTCTAATATCGCAGCAGGTGAATTTCAGGTCGTTTTTTTTATCCGCGCATTAGCAGCGCTGTTTGTTGTCGCCATGGCGGGTATCGGTAAATTCACCTTTGATTGGTTTGAAAACGAGCGTATTCGGAGAGAATTGGAGAATCAAAACCTATCCAGTGAACTCGCCTTTTTGAAGTCACAGATCAATCCGCACTTTCTTTTCAATACACTCAATAACATTCATACACTAGCATATAAGAAGTCAGATGGTGCTCCTGAGGCGATCATGAAACTGTCAGATCTTATGCGATATATGATCTATGAGTCAGACGTGGATTTTGTTCCCTTAGAGCACGAGGTACAGCATCTCAAAAGCTTTGTGGCCCTCCAAGAGTTACGATTTAAATCGGAGGAGATAGTGGACTTCTCTTTTGAAGGAGATATAAGTCGAAGACAAATTGCTCCTCTAATCTTGTTGCCCTTTGTAGAAAATGCATTCAAACATGGCTTTGACTTAAATAGAAAAGGGGCGATTCGCATTAGGCTAGTTGTTGGTACAAAACTCGTTTATGAAGTTACCAACCCATTACCTCCTTCGGGAATGTCAGTGAATAAGGATCAAGTGGGGGGTATTGGGCTTGAGAATATCAAAAGAAGATTAGACCTCATATACAAAGGAAAGCACACATTGTCGGTGAATGAATCGTCTGATAGTTTTAAAGTAACATTAACCATCAAGTAA
- a CDS encoding nitroreductase family protein — protein sequence MTENQDIKIIKGFEHVKYDHVHYSHEEMIARSQKFYKWMETRRSVRDFSDKPVPKEVIDNILLSASTAPSGAHKQPWTFCVVSNPEMKSKIREAAEKEEYESYTKRMSDEWLDDLKPMGTDWEKPFLEIAPYLIIVFKRPFEYETDGKKRQNYYVNESVGLAAGILITAIHDAGLVTLTHTPSPMNFLQKILDRPDNERAFLLLPVGYEADEVYVPNNRRKSLDEMAVFYD from the coding sequence ATGACAGAAAATCAGGACATCAAAATCATTAAGGGCTTTGAGCATGTCAAATATGACCATGTGCACTACTCACATGAAGAAATGATAGCCCGTAGCCAAAAATTCTATAAATGGATGGAAACCAGGCGATCAGTTAGAGATTTTTCTGATAAGCCTGTACCTAAAGAAGTCATTGACAACATTCTGCTTTCTGCATCCACAGCTCCATCTGGCGCACATAAACAGCCTTGGACATTCTGCGTAGTGAGCAATCCAGAAATGAAATCCAAAATTCGTGAAGCGGCCGAAAAAGAAGAGTATGAAAGCTATACCAAGCGCATGAGCGATGAATGGCTGGATGACCTGAAGCCAATGGGCACCGATTGGGAAAAGCCATTTCTTGAAATCGCACCATACTTGATCATTGTTTTCAAAAGGCCGTTTGAATATGAGACTGACGGAAAAAAGCGGCAGAATTACTATGTAAACGAATCTGTCGGTCTAGCAGCAGGTATACTCATTACTGCCATTCATGATGCAGGTCTTGTTACGCTTACTCACACCCCTAGTCCAATGAATTTCTTACAAAAGATTCTGGATAGACCAGATAACGAAAGAGCCTTTCTTTTGCTCCCAGTTGGCTATGAAGCCGATGAAGTCTATGTACCGAATAACCGTAGAAAGAGTTTAGATGAAATGGCCGTCTTTTATGATTAA
- a CDS encoding ABC transporter ATP-binding protein, with protein sequence MSQPIIQTHGLDFYFKDFKALDQINLKVPKGSIYGFLGPNGAGKTTTIRVLLDLFHPKVNQVKIFGKELRANKVEILGKVGALIENPSIYKHLSGRQNLEVIRKMVDVPKERIDEVLKIVRLMDNADKKAKNYSLGMCQRLGLAGALLTDPDLLILDEPTNGLDPSGIIEMRELIIELNKEHGKTIFLSSHILSEIEKLATDVAIIDQGKILYQGKLEGLHQDNSGLELIIETNEVSQAAEVLKSMNYTVSEHNGRSIHIPIGEKQEVAQINRALVDKNLDIYQLKTSEQNLESIFLNITKKLDQ encoded by the coding sequence ATGTCACAACCAATCATTCAGACCCATGGGCTTGACTTCTATTTCAAAGACTTCAAGGCACTGGATCAAATCAACCTTAAAGTTCCTAAGGGAAGCATTTATGGTTTTCTTGGTCCTAATGGTGCTGGTAAAACAACTACTATCCGAGTCTTACTCGACTTATTTCATCCAAAGGTTAACCAAGTCAAAATCTTTGGTAAAGAGCTCAGGGCGAATAAAGTTGAAATTCTCGGCAAGGTTGGGGCCCTCATTGAAAACCCATCGATCTATAAGCACTTAAGTGGAAGACAGAACCTGGAAGTAATTCGAAAAATGGTCGATGTACCCAAAGAACGTATCGATGAAGTGTTGAAGATTGTTCGCTTGATGGATAATGCTGATAAAAAAGCAAAGAACTATTCACTAGGAATGTGTCAAAGACTAGGGCTAGCCGGAGCTCTTTTGACCGATCCAGATCTATTGATTCTTGACGAACCCACCAATGGTTTAGACCCAAGTGGAATTATTGAGATGCGTGAATTGATCATAGAACTGAACAAAGAACATGGGAAGACTATTTTTCTCTCAAGCCACATTCTTTCAGAAATCGAGAAATTGGCAACAGATGTCGCCATTATTGATCAAGGTAAAATCTTATATCAGGGTAAATTAGAAGGGCTTCATCAAGATAACAGCGGTCTTGAATTGATTATTGAAACCAACGAGGTTTCTCAGGCTGCCGAGGTATTGAAATCCATGAACTACACCGTTTCAGAACACAATGGCCGTTCCATTCATATCCCAATCGGAGAAAAACAGGAGGTAGCACAAATCAATAGGGCATTGGTGGATAAGAATCTCGACATATATCAGTTGAAAACCTCCGAACAGAATCTGGAATCAATCTTTTTGAACATCACTAAAAAATTAGATCAATGA
- a CDS encoding D-alanyl-D-alanine carboxypeptidase, which yields MKWPSFMIKRGFLISLLCLYCIGLNAQRYPKKKILKDLKELPGFENAFIGFTLYDPIKDKVIAEQYADQYMTPASVTKLFTYEAGKSYLPDTLPALEYVIKGDSLIFWSTGYPLTLHPGHPDSTVIDFLAESNKNLFYWPRPIEDERFGPGWGWDDYAGYYGAEKSLFPIYGNSIEVIIDSENRTYSTSPIYTGLRFTQSDSIGKRAKVSRDEFWNEFEIQYKELQDSDSITTDTLVRPFRYSNQLFLDLLGKASNKKIRHINDFERPNQFKTLNGVPSDSLYKWMLQPSDNLFAEQILMMVSGTLSDTLSTGRGILQDVGEVITHSHFTLKEKLIWKDGSGLSRYNMFKPNEIKDLLKSLDLNKMTELLPQGQKSGTLDEWYSPNVYAKTGTLSNNHSLAGYLRTDKGKTLIFVLMANHYTASTTTIRESFGIILEKIIKGF from the coding sequence ATGAAATGGCCGTCTTTTATGATTAAAAGAGGGTTTCTAATATCGCTCCTTTGTCTATACTGTATCGGGCTAAACGCTCAGCGATACCCTAAAAAGAAGATTTTAAAAGACCTTAAAGAACTTCCTGGATTCGAGAACGCTTTTATCGGCTTTACACTTTATGACCCTATAAAAGATAAAGTGATAGCAGAACAATATGCTGATCAATACATGACCCCAGCATCTGTGACCAAACTATTCACCTACGAGGCTGGCAAGAGTTATTTGCCTGATACGCTGCCAGCACTTGAATATGTGATTAAAGGTGACTCCCTCATTTTCTGGAGTACAGGTTACCCACTAACCTTGCACCCTGGTCATCCAGACTCAACTGTGATTGATTTCTTAGCAGAGAGCAACAAAAACCTCTTTTATTGGCCTCGTCCAATTGAAGATGAGCGCTTTGGCCCAGGCTGGGGATGGGATGACTATGCCGGTTACTATGGAGCTGAGAAATCTCTATTTCCGATCTATGGCAATAGTATTGAAGTAATTATAGATAGTGAGAACAGAACCTATTCCACTTCGCCAATCTATACTGGTTTGCGGTTCACCCAAAGTGATTCAATAGGTAAAAGAGCAAAAGTATCACGAGACGAGTTCTGGAACGAATTCGAAATCCAATACAAGGAGCTTCAGGATTCCGATTCGATAACAACCGATACACTCGTTCGTCCTTTTCGATATTCAAATCAACTTTTTCTGGATTTACTAGGTAAAGCCTCAAACAAGAAAATTCGACACATCAATGATTTTGAACGGCCAAACCAATTCAAGACACTCAATGGAGTTCCTTCTGACAGCCTCTACAAATGGATGCTTCAGCCTAGTGATAACCTGTTTGCGGAGCAAATCTTGATGATGGTTAGCGGTACTCTAAGCGATACTTTGAGTACAGGAAGAGGGATACTACAAGATGTTGGAGAGGTTATTACACATTCACATTTCACACTTAAAGAGAAGCTTATTTGGAAAGATGGATCTGGGCTTTCCAGATACAACATGTTCAAGCCTAATGAAATAAAGGACTTACTCAAAAGCCTCGACCTGAACAAAATGACTGAGTTATTACCTCAGGGCCAAAAATCTGGCACTTTGGATGAATGGTATTCACCAAATGTCTACGCAAAAACAGGCACACTCAGTAACAACCACAGTCTTGCGGGCTATCTCAGAACAGACAAGGGAAAGACGTTGATATTTGTGTTAATGGCAAATCACTACACCGCTTCTACCACTACTATCCGTGAAAGCTTCGGCATCATCCTAGAGAAGATCATAAAAGGGTTTTAG
- a CDS encoding ABC transporter permease — MNAAIALKRGISAELYKFRRTFILWFLILGPAFIPVINLIIFLTRGEQVMANGGNPWQMILQFSIEPGNFLFPFFVMIVALFVNSIEHNSNTWKLIYTQPLSRGVIYLSKVKVFTVMIFMSLMLFGIFSVLVGQIVGALKPDLGFDQAFDKSLFFSLPFKVFLMTMGYASIQFWMSQRWKNLMLPLGIGIAGFISIMILAQGWKYAPYHPYGYQILGLGNVRDPEFQVWGNMEFVYRSLGLAVIIFLLGGVEKVRKRII; from the coding sequence ATGAATGCTGCAATCGCTTTAAAAAGAGGAATATCAGCTGAGCTATATAAGTTTAGAAGAACCTTCATACTATGGTTTCTGATATTAGGCCCGGCCTTTATACCGGTAATTAATCTAATCATATTCTTAACACGTGGCGAACAGGTAATGGCTAACGGTGGGAACCCATGGCAAATGATACTCCAATTCAGTATTGAGCCAGGTAATTTCTTATTCCCATTCTTTGTGATGATAGTCGCCTTATTTGTCAACAGTATTGAGCACAACTCGAATACCTGGAAATTGATTTATACACAACCTTTATCAAGAGGTGTAATATACCTATCAAAGGTAAAAGTCTTTACTGTGATGATCTTTATGAGCCTAATGCTCTTTGGCATTTTCTCAGTACTGGTTGGCCAAATTGTGGGTGCACTTAAACCTGACCTTGGGTTCGATCAGGCTTTTGACAAGAGCCTCTTCTTCTCATTACCTTTTAAGGTGTTTTTAATGACAATGGGTTATGCCTCTATTCAATTCTGGATGAGTCAAAGATGGAAAAACCTAATGCTACCTTTGGGTATCGGCATTGCAGGTTTTATCTCCATTATGATTTTAGCTCAAGGCTGGAAATATGCCCCCTATCATCCATATGGCTATCAGATCTTAGGTCTCGGTAATGTTAGAGACCCAGAATTCCAAGTTTGGGGAAACATGGAATTTGTTTACAGAAGCCTGGGACTCGCAGTCATCATTTTTCTACTTGGTGGCGTTGAGAAGGTCAGAAAACGAATCATATGA